The bacterium genomic sequence GTGGTCTCCCTGCGAAACAACCAGGCGTGCTATGGCGGTCATCGGCGCCCCTCGCTGCGTTCCGCTTCCTTGACGTACCGCTGCGGGTATGCCTTCGTCAGCGGGCCTTGCGAGGAACACCGCTGCCGACGCCATACCACACCGCCATTTCACAGACAGACCACAGTGGTCTCCCTGCCAGAGGGCTTGGCGTGCTCCGTCGGCCATCAGTGTCGGGGTCGATCGGCGGTCGGTCAAGCCGGGTCTCCTTCGGGGAAGTCCGGATAGGGGATGCGCTGGTGGTAGTGCCCCACGAGCGCCTTGACCATCGCTCCCTTCACCCTGCTGAGATCCCCCAGCGTCACGTCCGAGGCCGAGAGCTGGCCGTCGGCCACCTTCTCCCCCACCACCTTCTCCACCAGGTGCTCGATGCGTTCGGGCGTGGGTTCCTCCACCTGGAAGACCGCCCGGCAGGCGCCTTCTACGGAGTCGGCCAGCATCACGATGGCCATTTCCTTCTTGACCGGCTTGCGCCCGGCGTGGCGGTAGTCCTCGCGGTCCACGGCGTCGTCGCCGTATTGCTTCCGAGCCTTGTTGTAGAAGAAGTGCATGATGCCGTCGCCATGGTGGGTGATGACGGCTTCGGCCACGTCCCCGGGGATCCGGAACTTCCGCGCCAGCGTCAGCCCGTCCAGCACGTGGCGGCGCAGCACCTCGGCGGACCGCAGGGGGGGCATCTCGTCATGGGGGTTCTGGATGCCGAACTGATTCTCGATGAAGAACTGTGGGTGCTCGGTCTTGCCGAGATCGTGGTAGTAGGCGCCCGCCCGGGCCAGCAAGGGGTTGGCGCCCACCGCTCGGGCCGCTCGATCGGCCAGCGTCCCCACCATCAGGGAGTGGTTGAAGGAGCCGATGGCCTTCTCCTCGAGGAGGCGGAGCGCGGGATGGTTGCGATCGGTCAGATCCAGGAGTCGTAGCGAGGTGGTGATGTCGAACACGATCTCCAGGACGGAGAGCAGCGAGCTTCCCACCAGCCACGAGATGGCGCCGCCGCCGACCGCGAACGCCGCCGACCGGAGAATGCTGATGTCCTGCGGGAAGAACCAGGCGATCAGAGCCGCGAAACCCCCGCACATCGCCATGATGTACAAGCCCGCCCGTCGCAGGTCGCGCCGGGCCGAGATGGACGAGACGAACGGGATCGGGACCAGCACCGACAGGCCGGCGTACAGCGTGTAGCCCGGATCGGTAGTGGCAATGGACGTCATCGACCCCACCACCACGGCCATCAGGACCGCGGTCCGGGCGTCGAACAGGATGGCGGTCATCAGGCCGAAGGCAGCCGCCGGCATCAGGAAGCCGATCGCTCCGTCTCCCCCGGCCGCGAACACGGCCGCCCCACGGGCGGACACCGCCGCGAGCACCACCAGCAGGCCGAACAGCGACATGCGCCGCATCGAGTTCCAGACGCTCGGTTGGAACCTGTGCAGGTAGAGCGCCGGCAACCCCACCACGATGGCCACGGCTGCGGCCAGCGCCACGTAGCGGGGCGCCGCCCGCCCGAGCAACCTCGCATCGGACAGCGTCGCCTCGATCTCCTCCGTTACCTCCTGGCCCTCCTCCACGATCACGTCACCGGCTTCATACTGGGTGGTCAGAGGCACGACCTCGCCCGCCTTCTCCTCGCGGAGACCCTCGGTAGCCACGGCATCGACCGTCTTGTTCGCCGCCAGGAACACGGTGGCCACTTCCGGCACCAGCTGGGAGACCTGCTGCCAGACAGCCGAATCGGCCGCCGGAAGCTGCACGAACCTCGGCGTGGAGCGGAGTTGTATCTGGACCTCGCGCAGGTTCTCGCTGAGGATCCCGCCATCGGT encodes the following:
- a CDS encoding HDIG domain-containing protein — translated: MSSRVKAVITGLILVATAALSWAGMLINQEFTTVQVVVGEPAPQAFVAESPIEIQDTAATELALQAARDAVDPVYGRHEEIDAIVINDIRAFFQSLRAATFDQGARPLPVVTTTSTVVRPTAATTTTVATTVATTVATTVDPGAEAGQESTTVTQEAPTPTTLPAAVAATAGVNGRVFIDTDANGFFNLAVDYGLGDVRVVAYDATGTRFETVTFSDGRYTLGRMAPGPAAVLIDTDSVPDRLTGPEQLLYQDAELVDGQETQTIHIPLRPAVASRDIQLASLRASGLLLSDSAVSLLVDIATGDVLREIRGEEPWLLSIERETLLLATEALNTDGGILSENLREVQIQLRSTPRFVQLPAADSAVWQQVSQLVPEVATVFLAANKTVDAVATEGLREEKAGEVVPLTTQYEAGDVIVEEGQEVTEEIEATLSDARLLGRAAPRYVALAAAVAIVVGLPALYLHRFQPSVWNSMRRMSLFGLLVVLAAVSARGAAVFAAGGDGAIGFLMPAAAFGLMTAILFDARTAVLMAVVVGSMTSIATTDPGYTLYAGLSVLVPIPFVSSISARRDLRRAGLYIMAMCGGFAALIAWFFPQDISILRSAAFAVGGGAISWLVGSSLLSVLEIVFDITTSLRLLDLTDRNHPALRLLEEKAIGSFNHSLMVGTLADRAARAVGANPLLARAGAYYHDLGKTEHPQFFIENQFGIQNPHDEMPPLRSAEVLRRHVLDGLTLARKFRIPGDVAEAVITHHGDGIMHFFYNKARKQYGDDAVDREDYRHAGRKPVKKEMAIVMLADSVEGACRAVFQVEEPTPERIEHLVEKVVGEKVADGQLSASDVTLGDLSRVKGAMVKALVGHYHQRIPYPDFPEGDPA